Proteins from a single region of Anaerotignum faecicola:
- a CDS encoding SpoIIE family protein phosphatase, with amino-acid sequence MERPVAAYGKVIMPESVSRKSKYKSKRKTARRKFVLPIDNIQDIKQTAVSCVLGFLFGGASVFGNFNPIGMAFVSAHFGKGARFYVICMAAFLGYVSMGGIYGVPIYIFALSAAAVSEFFLDIKSSRYGQYINAVKGSLCFIFGGVCFMVAERAGLFLAVRIAAEAAAVFSLAVIFEKGTEVLNDGINRHVLSDDKFILAASAAIIAICALGSKGFFGFAAAVAAGSYIILLAGYSAGSAVGCAAGAVFAFSLIIMAGGDVNMFMMFSIAGLCGGAFNSKRALTAFSFAAGTAIPAFYTGAEMTVSVCLAIGAAIIFFVLTPEKVFENINTFASHEAEFNSEEYFMRIKELTNKKLKAFAGAFGALAGAFETAEETEGITPKGAGVIIDDVSRRVCESCSMSLYCWRTKSFEVYGAIQQVIGEIETNGAVNEKNLPSWLKNGCVRLSKLTEETVLCVKEYKTNMAWQNRMNESRNILREQLKSVEKIVGDLGSQVVQMPRFNESIAKEVRAALERKNIEVKKVFAVKEAERGYIIYVTMRPSGRGAECRDLALLSVNRITGRQFVMEQDKCSSDKNGFCTVAFKENQGLVFETAVSKEVKSGSSKTGDTAFSGEYEPKKAVMALCDGMGSGEEAARQSLKAIDLTKKFVKAGFDLSLTLKVLNSALSVGRGDMYTTLDICSINLFTGECEIIKNGGSTIFIYSGGEIRAIRSTSLPVGVICDWQGERTVAALKSGDSIIMVTDGITDAFGIENEEKAVAEAAARSGGNVDKMAALIVEAAKRADGGQPCDDMTVVVGRVI; translated from the coding sequence ATGGAAAGGCCTGTTGCTGCATATGGAAAAGTTATCATGCCGGAAAGTGTAAGCAGGAAATCCAAATATAAAAGTAAAAGGAAAACAGCGCGCAGAAAATTTGTCCTGCCTATTGACAATATACAGGATATAAAACAGACGGCCGTAAGCTGTGTTTTGGGGTTCCTTTTCGGCGGGGCGTCGGTTTTCGGAAACTTTAACCCAATAGGAATGGCGTTTGTTTCCGCGCATTTCGGAAAAGGCGCCCGGTTCTATGTTATATGCATGGCGGCGTTTTTGGGGTATGTTTCAATGGGCGGCATATATGGAGTTCCGATTTATATATTTGCTTTATCGGCGGCGGCGGTTTCGGAATTTTTCCTTGACATAAAAAGCTCGCGTTACGGGCAGTATATCAATGCCGTGAAAGGAAGCCTGTGTTTCATATTCGGAGGGGTCTGTTTTATGGTTGCGGAAAGAGCGGGACTTTTCCTTGCGGTGCGTATAGCGGCTGAAGCCGCGGCGGTTTTCTCCCTTGCAGTTATATTTGAAAAAGGCACCGAAGTTTTAAACGACGGCATAAACAGGCATGTGTTAAGCGACGATAAATTTATACTTGCGGCATCGGCGGCGATAATTGCAATATGCGCCTTGGGAAGCAAAGGCTTTTTCGGTTTTGCGGCAGCGGTGGCGGCAGGTTCATACATAATACTTTTGGCGGGGTATTCGGCAGGCTCCGCCGTAGGATGCGCCGCCGGGGCGGTTTTTGCGTTCAGCCTGATTATAATGGCGGGCGGGGATGTAAATATGTTTATGATGTTTTCGATAGCCGGCCTTTGCGGAGGAGCGTTCAACAGCAAAAGGGCGTTGACCGCTTTTTCCTTTGCGGCGGGGACCGCAATACCGGCGTTTTATACGGGGGCTGAAATGACGGTGTCAGTGTGCCTGGCCATTGGGGCCGCAATAATATTTTTTGTGCTGACTCCCGAAAAGGTTTTTGAGAACATAAATACTTTTGCAAGCCATGAAGCGGAATTTAACAGCGAGGAATATTTTATGCGGATCAAAGAGCTTACAAATAAAAAGCTTAAAGCCTTTGCCGGGGCGTTCGGCGCTCTTGCCGGGGCCTTTGAAACGGCGGAAGAAACAGAGGGCATAACTCCTAAAGGAGCGGGGGTTATAATAGACGACGTCAGCCGAAGGGTATGCGAAAGCTGCAGTATGTCGCTTTACTGCTGGAGAACAAAAAGCTTTGAAGTGTACGGAGCCATACAGCAGGTTATAGGCGAGATTGAAACAAACGGCGCCGTCAATGAAAAAAACCTCCCGTCATGGCTTAAAAACGGCTGCGTGCGCCTTTCAAAACTGACGGAGGAAACGGTTTTATGCGTCAAAGAATATAAAACAAATATGGCATGGCAGAACAGGATGAATGAAAGCCGCAATATACTGCGCGAACAGCTTAAAAGCGTGGAGAAAATAGTCGGCGATTTGGGAAGCCAGGTTGTGCAGATGCCGCGTTTTAACGAAAGCATAGCTAAAGAGGTACGCGCGGCGCTGGAAAGGAAAAACATAGAAGTTAAAAAGGTTTTTGCAGTAAAAGAGGCGGAGCGCGGATACATTATATATGTAACTATGAGGCCTTCCGGCCGAGGCGCGGAATGCAGGGACTTGGCGCTTTTGTCGGTAAACAGGATTACGGGGCGGCAGTTCGTTATGGAACAGGATAAGTGTTCGTCGGACAAAAACGGGTTCTGTACTGTTGCGTTCAAAGAAAACCAGGGGCTTGTTTTTGAAACTGCCGTTTCAAAAGAAGTTAAAAGCGGAAGTTCAAAAACAGGGGATACGGCTTTCAGCGGCGAATATGAACCGAAAAAGGCGGTTATGGCCCTTTGCGACGGTATGGGAAGCGGCGAAGAGGCCGCGAGGCAAAGCCTAAAGGCCATTGACCTTACAAAAAAATTCGTCAAGGCGGGATTTGATTTAAGCCTTACGCTTAAGGTGCTGAATTCCGCGCTTTCCGTCGGCCGCGGAGATATGTATACAACGCTTGATATATGCAGTATAAACCTTTTTACAGGAGAGTGCGAGATAATCAAAAACGGAGGGTCTACAATTTTTATTTACAGCGGCGGTGAAATAAGAGCCATACGTTCCACATCTCTGCCTGTGGGGGTTATATGCGATTGGCAGGGAGAACGTACTGTTGCAGCGCTTAAAAGCGGAGACAGTATTATAATGGTTACAGACGGGATAACCGACGCATTCGGCATAGAAAACGAAGAAAAGGCGGTTGCCGAGGCGGCGGCGCGTTCCGGAGGGAATGTAGATAAAATGGCGGCTCTTATTGTTGAAGCGGCAAAAAGGGCCGACGGAGGACAGCCGTGCGACGATATGACCGTTGTTGTAGGCAGGGTTATATAA
- a CDS encoding Fe-S-containing hydro-lyase, giving the protein MTVKIETPLTKEKCASLKAGDIVKITGTIYTARDAAHKRMIEDYEKTGKFPFEMKDSIIYYAGPAPAKPGQAIGPAGPTTSYRMDAYAPFLLDMGEKGMIGKGARSIEVAQSMARNGAVYFAATGGAAALISNSIKSCEVIAYEELGAEAVHKLYVEDFPAVVVMDANGGNLYESEKAKYRKL; this is encoded by the coding sequence ATGACAGTTAAAATAGAAACGCCGCTGACAAAAGAAAAGTGCGCCTCTTTAAAAGCAGGCGACATAGTTAAAATAACAGGCACAATCTATACGGCCCGCGACGCGGCGCACAAACGCATGATAGAAGATTATGAAAAAACGGGAAAATTCCCTTTTGAAATGAAAGACTCGATTATATACTATGCAGGCCCCGCCCCGGCAAAACCCGGGCAGGCAATAGGCCCGGCAGGCCCCACCACATCCTACCGCATGGACGCATACGCGCCGTTCCTTCTTGACATGGGGGAGAAAGGCATGATAGGCAAAGGGGCAAGAAGCATTGAAGTCGCGCAGTCAATGGCCCGCAACGGCGCAGTATATTTTGCCGCCACAGGCGGAGCGGCGGCCCTGATCTCAAATTCTATTAAATCGTGCGAAGTTATAGCTTATGAAGAGCTCGGCGCGGAGGCCGTGCATAAACTGTATGTGGAAGATTTCCCCGCCGTTGTCGTTATGGATGCAAATGGCGGCAATCTTTATGAAAGCGAAAAAGCAAAATACAGGAAACTTTAA
- a CDS encoding PAS domain-containing protein produces the protein MKQKPIALSKSDLAILESYKVLAEGLANYLGDGYEIVIHSLGNLEHSVIKIINGYHTGRKEGSPITDLGLTMAKNINESNHEKYMSYFNRTPKGEDLKSTSIAIMGEKGNVIGLLCINLYMNTPLGSILNNLTPTYEEGKPPKSFAESFVEDVDELLKLSLKEASDKVYNDRNIATSNKNKEIITILNEKGIFNFKDAVVKIADMMGISKNTVYMHIRNIGKK, from the coding sequence ATGAAACAAAAGCCCATTGCACTTTCTAAAAGCGACCTAGCCATACTCGAATCCTACAAGGTGCTTGCCGAGGGACTTGCCAATTATCTTGGCGACGGCTATGAAATCGTTATCCACAGCCTTGGAAACCTTGAACATTCTGTTATAAAAATTATAAACGGCTATCACACCGGCCGTAAGGAAGGCTCGCCTATTACGGATTTGGGGCTTACCATGGCCAAAAATATAAACGAAAGCAACCACGAAAAATATATGTCCTATTTTAACAGGACTCCCAAAGGCGAAGATCTTAAATCAACCTCAATCGCCATAATGGGCGAAAAAGGCAATGTTATCGGCCTTTTATGCATTAACCTTTATATGAACACGCCTCTTGGCAGCATATTAAACAACCTTACGCCCACTTATGAAGAAGGCAAGCCGCCTAAAAGTTTTGCCGAAAGTTTTGTTGAGGATGTCGACGAACTTCTGAAGCTGAGCCTTAAGGAAGCGTCCGATAAAGTTTATAACGACCGTAATATCGCCACCTCAAACAAAAACAAAGAAATAATTACCATACTTAACGAAAAGGGAATTTTTAATTTTAAGGACGCCGTAGTTAAAATTGCCGATATGATGGGTATTTCAAAAAATACCGTTTATATGCATATCCGCAACATCGGCAAAAAATAA
- a CDS encoding YhdT family protein, which yields MEKMSYKEKFIQMNKEAKATWIVAFIIIAFWWVTGFGLADSTATILGMPLWFVLSCVGSWVLSILLVVFLTKFVFKDFDLDDDEPVVDVSKRD from the coding sequence ATGGAAAAAATGAGTTACAAGGAAAAATTTATTCAGATGAATAAAGAAGCTAAAGCCACATGGATAGTTGCGTTTATTATAATCGCATTCTGGTGGGTAACGGGATTTGGGCTTGCGGATTCCACGGCTACAATTCTCGGTATGCCGCTGTGGTTTGTGTTAAGCTGCGTGGGCTCTTGGGTTTTGTCGATTTTATTGGTTGTTTTCCTTACAAAATTTGTGTTTAAGGATTTTGACCTTGATGACGACGAGCCCGTTGTGGACGTATCGAAGAGAGACTAA
- a CDS encoding CidA/LrgA family protein, whose translation MKIIKQLTIISAVCLAGEAVSAVLPFAFPGSVISMIMLFLLLFLKFLKEDAIKETGDFLLGNMAFFFVPAATAIIEKYEILKGSILIIIFISIICTFITFFVTYYTVCFVSALQNRGKNK comes from the coding sequence ATGAAAATAATTAAACAGCTGACGATTATTTCGGCAGTATGCCTTGCGGGCGAGGCTGTATCCGCCGTATTGCCGTTTGCGTTCCCCGGGAGCGTCATAAGCATGATTATGCTTTTTCTGCTTCTTTTTTTAAAATTTTTAAAAGAGGACGCAATTAAGGAAACAGGGGATTTCCTATTGGGAAATATGGCGTTTTTCTTTGTGCCGGCCGCTACGGCAATAATCGAAAAGTATGAAATTTTAAAGGGAAGCATACTTATTATAATTTTCATCAGCATAATATGCACTTTTATAACATTTTTTGTGACTTATTATACGGTATGCTTTGTTTCGGCCTTACAGAACAGGGGGAAAAATAAATGA
- the tilS gene encoding tRNA lysidine(34) synthetase TilS: MKKALNTINEFNMIRRGDKIVVGLSGGADSVALITLLSNLREKLELGLLAVHVNHGIRGEEAERDGNFARALCKKLGVDFVIRRFDVPKEAGELGVTEEEAGRIVRYRAFYEAVSEYGFNKIAVAHNMNDQAETVLMRLARGSGLTGLKGIRPVRDIIIRPLINCTRHEIEGWLKEIGQEYCTDSTNLKTDYARNKIRLEVIPYLEREINLKAAENIAKTAALVSEEDEFIEGEARKRYIHALEKEGEKSVYLNMDRLSGIETVLLRRVIRMGFRTFKKDIKNLNAIHISQVIGLIGAQSGKSINLPSPFGARAEYGSLVLTAAAPKKTGEYCYALKEGGAVYVPEAGIYVEVSREGQTACGFGKAENKAVMESGAETSENSEKRIKVYTKAFKCDKINETLVVRNRRAGDFITVAKGGGRKKLKDFFIDEKIPREERGSTALIASGSRILWVIGKRQAFTPYEEGPPDTLYIHVWEDLNNDRKN; encoded by the coding sequence ATGAAAAAAGCGTTAAACACAATAAATGAATTTAATATGATCCGAAGAGGGGACAAAATTGTCGTCGGCCTTTCCGGCGGGGCGGATTCCGTAGCGCTTATAACGCTGCTTTCAAATCTGAGGGAAAAGTTAGAGCTCGGCCTGCTTGCCGTGCACGTTAACCATGGCATACGCGGCGAAGAAGCGGAGAGGGACGGAAACTTTGCGCGCGCCCTATGCAAAAAGCTTGGGGTGGATTTTGTTATCCGGCGTTTTGACGTGCCGAAAGAGGCGGGAGAATTAGGAGTTACGGAAGAAGAAGCCGGCAGGATTGTGCGCTACAGGGCCTTTTATGAGGCTGTGAGCGAATACGGATTTAACAAAATAGCCGTCGCCCATAATATGAACGACCAAGCGGAAACGGTTTTAATGCGCCTTGCGCGAGGCAGCGGCCTTACAGGGCTTAAAGGAATACGTCCGGTAAGGGATATTATTATACGCCCGCTGATAAACTGCACGCGGCATGAGATAGAAGGATGGCTTAAAGAAATAGGGCAGGAGTACTGTACGGATTCCACTAACCTTAAAACGGATTACGCGCGCAATAAAATCAGGCTTGAAGTAATACCGTATTTAGAGAGGGAAATCAACTTAAAAGCAGCCGAAAATATCGCCAAAACGGCGGCGCTTGTTTCCGAAGAGGACGAGTTTATTGAAGGCGAAGCAAGGAAACGGTATATCCATGCGTTGGAAAAAGAAGGGGAAAAAAGCGTTTACCTTAATATGGACAGGCTTTCGGGGATTGAAACGGTGCTTTTAAGGCGCGTTATACGCATGGGTTTCAGGACATTTAAAAAGGATATCAAAAATTTAAACGCAATCCATATATCGCAGGTTATCGGTCTTATAGGCGCGCAGAGCGGGAAAAGCATAAATCTCCCGTCGCCTTTCGGGGCAAGGGCGGAATACGGAAGTCTTGTGCTTACGGCCGCGGCGCCGAAGAAAACGGGCGAATACTGTTATGCCCTCAAAGAAGGCGGGGCCGTATATGTGCCTGAAGCCGGGATATACGTTGAAGTTTCGCGGGAGGGACAAACGGCGTGCGGTTTCGGAAAAGCGGAAAACAAAGCCGTTATGGAAAGCGGGGCGGAAACGTCGGAAAATAGTGAAAAACGCATAAAAGTATATACGAAAGCGTTTAAATGTGATAAGATTAATGAAACTCTGGTTGTCAGAAACAGGCGGGCAGGGGATTTTATAACAGTCGCGAAAGGCGGCGGGCGCAAAAAGCTGAAAGATTTTTTTATAGACGAAAAAATACCGAGGGAAGAACGCGGCTCGACGGCGCTTATTGCCTCGGGAAGCCGCATATTGTGGGTTATCGGCAAAAGGCAGGCGTTTACGCCTTATGAAGAAGGCCCGCCCGATACGCTTTATATCCATGTATGGGAGGATTTGAACAATGACAGAAAAAATTGA
- a CDS encoding LrgB family protein, translating into MKDILINTQIFGLFLSLIAYTIGLKIKEKFKTPFANPLLIAIVITIAALTAFDIPYEKYNSGGAAISLMLVPATAALGLSVYRQFETLKRNFLPVIAGCFVGGVTSVACSIFFCRLFLLHESITASLIPRAVTSPIAMEIAEALGGIVPVAVAVVIFSGIVGAVFAPVFMKVFKLKNRVALGVAIGVSSSAAGTSKAIEIGEIEGAMSGLAVGITGLITVVVTMFL; encoded by the coding sequence ATGAAAGATATTTTGATTAATACTCAGATATTCGGATTGTTTTTAAGCCTTATAGCGTATACGATCGGCCTCAAAATAAAAGAAAAATTTAAAACGCCTTTTGCGAACCCGCTTTTAATAGCCATTGTAATCACAATAGCGGCGCTTACCGCTTTTGATATTCCGTATGAAAAATATAATAGCGGCGGCGCGGCCATAAGCCTTATGCTTGTGCCGGCAACGGCGGCTCTCGGACTTTCGGTTTACAGGCAGTTTGAAACTCTTAAAAGGAATTTCCTGCCGGTTATAGCCGGATGTTTTGTGGGAGGGGTTACTTCCGTTGCATGTTCGATATTCTTTTGCAGGCTTTTCCTGCTGCACGAAAGTATAACGGCCTCGCTTATACCGCGTGCCGTTACAAGCCCGATAGCGATGGAAATAGCCGAAGCCCTCGGCGGCATAGTGCCGGTTGCGGTTGCGGTGGTTATATTTTCGGGTATTGTCGGCGCTGTTTTCGCTCCTGTTTTTATGAAGGTTTTTAAGCTTAAAAACAGGGTTGCCCTCGGCGTTGCAATAGGAGTGAGTTCCTCGGCGGCAGGTACGTCGAAAGCTATAGAAATAGGGGAAATTGAAGGGGCGATGAGCGGGCTTGCAGTAGGTATTACGGGGCTTATTACGGTTGTTGTGACAATGTTCTTATAA
- a CDS encoding fumarate hydratase has translation MKEIETTAITEAVKKMCIDSNCFLNGDILNALEESHKSEISPIGREMLSQIIENAGIARRGHMPICQDTGLAVVFIEIGQDVHITGGSLKEAVNEGVRRGYSEGYLRKSVVSDPFIRVNTKDNTPAIIHYNIVEGDSLKIEIAPKGAGSENMSRIYMLKPSDGIEGAKKAILETVEAAGPNPCPPMVIGVGCGGNFELAAMLAKKALLRPVGSHNPLSHIRDMEIELLEKINKTGIGPQGLGGITTALGVNIETYATHIACMPIAVNISCHVTRHASHTF, from the coding sequence ATGAAAGAAATCGAAACAACGGCCATAACCGAGGCCGTGAAAAAAATGTGCATTGATTCCAACTGTTTCTTAAACGGCGATATTCTTAACGCCCTTGAGGAATCACATAAAAGCGAAATATCGCCTATAGGGCGCGAAATGCTTTCTCAGATAATAGAAAACGCCGGCATAGCGCGCCGCGGACACATGCCCATATGCCAAGACACGGGGCTCGCCGTCGTATTTATAGAAATCGGCCAGGACGTGCATATCACAGGCGGCAGCCTGAAAGAAGCCGTAAACGAAGGAGTGCGCCGCGGATATTCCGAAGGCTACCTCCGCAAATCGGTAGTTTCAGATCCGTTTATACGCGTCAACACAAAAGACAATACCCCCGCAATCATACACTATAACATAGTCGAAGGCGACAGCCTTAAAATCGAAATAGCGCCTAAGGGAGCGGGCAGTGAAAATATGAGCAGGATTTATATGCTTAAGCCGTCGGACGGCATTGAAGGCGCAAAAAAAGCAATTCTCGAAACCGTTGAAGCGGCCGGCCCGAACCCATGCCCGCCAATGGTTATAGGCGTAGGATGCGGCGGAAATTTCGAGCTTGCGGCCATGCTCGCCAAAAAAGCCCTTCTCCGCCCCGTCGGTTCCCATAACCCGCTTAGCCACATACGCGATATGGAAATTGAACTGTTGGAAAAAATCAATAAAACAGGCATAGGCCCGCAGGGGCTCGGCGGAATTACGACGGCCCTCGGCGTAAACATAGAAACATATGCGACGCACATTGCCTGTATGCCCATAGCCGTAAACATAAGCTGCCACGTAACGCGCCATGCCTCGCACACATTTTAA
- the panF gene encoding sodium/pantothenate symporter: MAAFLRISPVFVFFIILLGMGFYIQKTSSDARAENYSKDYFIGGRSLGGFVLAMTLVATYSSVSSFLSGPGVAWEKGFGWVYYASTQVVAAFIVLGVLGKKMAVIGRRTESVTVVDVIRQRYQSNVLAVISAIVIIVFFTTTMLGQFIGGAQIFSAATGLSYEMGLLFFAVVVVLYTTVGGFNAVAITDTACAIVMLIGMFCLGYAIISKGGGIDNIMATINQVSATAVETGEGFNMLSPTAESGGVATIPVQLYITQWMLCGVCTLGLPQSNVRCLSYKDTKSVHRAMIYGTIVVGAMMVGMHMLGVLSRGVLTSIPEGASTDTVVPTLVANYMHPFLAGITIIGPLAATMSTISSLLIAGSSAIVKDIYMYQKESKGEKIDQKKVGKISLGVTAAMGIISVLMAVNPPDIIVWINMFAFGGLQTAFFWTFVLGLFWKKANATGALWGMVGGTAAYCITMALNIKVGQFHNIIIGMTVGLVCFLIGTMVGKPADEKVNKLFFPEKY; encoded by the coding sequence ATGGCTGCTTTTTTAAGGATTAGCCCGGTATTTGTATTCTTTATTATACTTCTTGGCATGGGCTTTTATATTCAGAAAACGTCTTCGGACGCTAGGGCCGAAAACTATTCAAAGGATTATTTCATAGGCGGAAGAAGCTTAGGCGGTTTCGTTCTTGCCATGACGCTTGTCGCAACATACAGTTCGGTTAGTTCGTTCCTCAGCGGCCCCGGAGTTGCATGGGAAAAAGGTTTCGGCTGGGTTTACTATGCATCGACACAGGTTGTCGCCGCGTTTATAGTTCTCGGCGTACTCGGCAAAAAAATGGCCGTTATCGGCAGGCGCACCGAGTCTGTTACGGTTGTAGACGTTATCAGGCAGCGTTATCAGTCAAACGTGCTTGCGGTTATTTCGGCAATAGTTATTATTGTATTCTTTACAACTACAATGCTCGGACAGTTTATCGGCGGCGCTCAGATTTTCTCGGCCGCAACAGGTTTAAGCTACGAAATGGGGCTTTTATTCTTTGCTGTGGTTGTCGTGCTTTATACGACGGTGGGCGGATTTAATGCCGTTGCTATCACAGATACTGCCTGCGCGATCGTTATGCTTATAGGTATGTTCTGCCTTGGATATGCAATTATCAGCAAAGGCGGCGGTATTGACAACATTATGGCCACAATCAACCAGGTTTCCGCTACGGCTGTTGAAACAGGGGAAGGGTTCAATATGTTAAGCCCGACTGCCGAAAGCGGCGGCGTAGCTACAATACCGGTACAGCTTTACATCACACAGTGGATGCTTTGCGGCGTTTGTACTCTCGGACTTCCACAGAGCAATGTTCGCTGCCTCAGCTACAAAGACACAAAATCAGTACATAGGGCTATGATTTACGGTACAATCGTAGTAGGCGCAATGATGGTAGGCATGCATATGCTCGGCGTTCTTTCAAGGGGCGTGCTTACATCAATTCCGGAAGGCGCTTCAACCGACACGGTTGTTCCTACGCTTGTAGCCAACTATATGCACCCGTTCCTTGCGGGCATCACGATTATCGGACCTCTTGCGGCAACTATGTCGACAATTTCTTCATTGCTTATTGCCGGTTCGTCTGCAATTGTTAAAGATATTTATATGTATCAGAAAGAATCTAAAGGCGAAAAAATCGATCAGAAAAAAGTCGGCAAAATTTCACTTGGCGTTACAGCCGCTATGGGTATTATATCAGTTCTTATGGCTGTTAATCCTCCCGACATTATCGTTTGGATCAATATGTTTGCGTTCGGCGGACTTCAAACGGCATTCTTCTGGACATTTGTGCTTGGGCTTTTCTGGAAAAAAGCAAACGCTACGGGAGCGCTTTGGGGAATGGTCGGCGGCACGGCGGCTTACTGCATAACAATGGCATTAAATATTAAAGTGGGCCAGTTCCACAATATTATAATCGGTATGACTGTAGGCCTTGTGTGCTTCTTAATCGGCACAATGGTAGGAAAGCCTGCTGACGAAAAAGTTAACAAGCTTTTCTTCCCGGAAAAATATTAA
- a CDS encoding amidohydrolase has protein sequence MNFDFSYVDIAFKNGKVITVNKNDDIVSAVGVKGNKIVFVGNDGELEKIIDDKTKVIDLKGRTLMPGIIDTHFHPILKGLIEPEIDAPMIDTYYANCKSLAELFDKIREAVKIKKPGEWISMMGYEPLLLPEKRHPTIEELDAAAPDNPVHCNHGGGHVCVYNSKALEYLGVYGPEDASKWPEGEVEVIDGKLTGMVYGHTHFYLWGKVDYNEEAQVKAAMKSHQELLEAGITSVHDMGACDKPSYHAMQKLCRGGRDRKFKVRVYMALHSIFGKRYSLEDNDHFMKLGYMTGLGDEYFRVGSCKFMIDGGSGGPSCYTREPYSHDPSLIREKGWEREEVAEYIKKINDAECQATAHAIGDGAIEFMVEGYEKAFETNPRPDLRHRIEHCTLVDQDLIDRMAKMNICPSVNAGLVSRLGANYMKFYGERNKYLGALRSMIDAGVMCSLHSDAPSGPWGLECIDGAVNRYDRSQNVQCDRTQAVSVMEAIRVATYNGAYGSYEENIKGSLETGKLADMIVLSDDILSIDPMDIYKLKVDLTMIDGEVCYERN, from the coding sequence ATGAATTTTGATTTTTCATATGTTGATATTGCTTTTAAAAACGGCAAAGTAATAACAGTTAACAAAAATGACGATATTGTCAGCGCCGTTGGAGTAAAAGGGAACAAAATCGTTTTTGTCGGAAATGACGGGGAACTTGAAAAAATAATAGACGACAAAACAAAAGTTATTGACCTTAAAGGCAGAACTCTCATGCCGGGCATTATAGACACACATTTCCATCCGATTTTAAAGGGCCTTATAGAGCCGGAAATAGACGCCCCTATGATTGATACATACTATGCCAACTGCAAATCCCTTGCCGAACTTTTTGATAAGATAAGAGAAGCCGTTAAAATTAAAAAACCGGGAGAATGGATTTCAATGATGGGATATGAACCGCTTCTTTTGCCCGAAAAGAGACATCCGACCATTGAAGAACTTGACGCGGCAGCGCCGGACAATCCGGTCCACTGCAACCACGGAGGCGGACATGTATGCGTGTATAACTCAAAAGCCCTTGAATACCTCGGAGTATACGGTCCTGAGGATGCGTCAAAATGGCCTGAAGGCGAGGTTGAAGTTATCGACGGCAAGCTGACCGGTATGGTGTACGGGCATACGCATTTTTACCTTTGGGGAAAGGTGGACTACAACGAGGAGGCGCAAGTAAAAGCGGCCATGAAAAGCCATCAGGAACTTTTGGAGGCCGGTATTACGTCGGTACACGACATGGGCGCATGTGACAAGCCTTCTTACCACGCTATGCAGAAGCTTTGCCGCGGCGGAAGGGACAGGAAGTTTAAAGTGCGCGTTTATATGGCCCTTCACAGTATATTCGGAAAAAGGTATTCCCTTGAGGACAACGATCACTTTATGAAGCTCGGCTATATGACGGGTCTCGGCGACGAATATTTCAGGGTCGGTTCCTGCAAGTTTATGATAGACGGCGGAAGCGGCGGGCCTTCATGTTATACAAGGGAACCGTACAGCCATGATCCGAGCCTTATCCGTGAAAAAGGCTGGGAAAGGGAAGAAGTAGCCGAATATATTAAAAAAATAAACGACGCCGAATGTCAGGCGACGGCCCATGCGATAGGAGACGGCGCCATTGAGTTTATGGTTGAGGGATATGAAAAGGCATTTGAAACAAATCCCCGCCCGGATCTCCGCCATAGGATTGAGCACTGCACGCTTGTCGATCAGGATTTAATCGACAGAATGGCTAAAATGAATATCTGCCCGTCGGTTAACGCCGGTCTGGTTTCCAGGTTAGGGGCCAACTATATGAAGTTCTACGGCGAAAGGAACAAATATCTCGGAGCTTTAAGGAGCATGATTGACGCGGGCGTTATGTGCTCGCTCCACAGCGACGCGCCGAGCGGTCCGTGGGGGCTTGAGTGCATCGACGGAGCCGTAAACAGGTATGACAGGAGCCAAAACGTACAATGCGACAGGACGCAGGCCGTTTCGGTTATGGAAGCCATAAGAGTGGCTACATATAACGGAGCGTACGGTTCTTATGAGGAAAATATCAAAGGAAGCCTGGAAACCGGCAAGCTTGCCGACATGATAGTTCTTTCCGACGATATACTTTCCATTGATCCTATGGACATATATAAACTGAAAGTAGACTTGACAATGATAGACGGCGAAGTATGTTACGAAAGAAATTAG